The following are from one region of the Halodesulfurarchaeum sp. HSR-GB genome:
- a CDS encoding DUF5791 family protein — translation MEPITVSLESFEMLRREYRAVLADVVRAAGVDAVAESTGLDREQVAALHPSTDGSTPSLTIDSAAAILAVESSLSEAEIGERIREDLQVEMARVPIDLEELVAAHALGDRATLRAQLAGEQPLSLRSYARIRAILWDSARS, via the coding sequence GTGGAACCGATCACTGTCTCGCTGGAGAGTTTCGAGATGCTCCGTCGCGAGTATCGAGCGGTCCTGGCTGACGTGGTGCGAGCCGCGGGCGTCGACGCCGTGGCTGAGTCGACGGGGCTGGACCGGGAGCAGGTGGCGGCACTGCACCCTTCCACCGACGGATCGACGCCCTCGCTCACGATCGATTCGGCGGCCGCGATTCTCGCGGTCGAGTCTTCGCTGTCCGAAGCCGAGATCGGCGAGCGGATCCGGGAGGACCTGCAGGTCGAAATGGCCCGGGTCCCGATCGACCTGGAGGAGCTGGTGGCAGCACACGCGCTCGGTGATCGAGCGACGCTCCGTGCACAACTGGCGGGCGAACAGCCACTCTCGCTCCGCTCGTACGCACGCATTCGGGCGATCCTCTGGGACAGCGCACGATCGTAA
- a CDS encoding MFS transporter — translation MQPPQTADAERRRLQVFSSLLVLVFLVNFGRIVFAPLLDPFIRTFGVGEATVGMVATLAWMGSAVPRLPTGWLLTRFSRQRVILGTGLLLAGAATFTALAQSIWHIGIGAFLLGSSSGIYFIAANSLVSELFPDRVGRVIGIHGTASQVAAVVAPFLVAAAIAIYNWRLLFVAMAIAALLGTAWLVYTARRTELPDVGRGDRHLLRSVRNHWPIVLTAVAIIGATGFVWNGFFNFFVRYLVTTKSLSSGMAGAMLTLIFAAGVPAFFYAGRLADRLPQVSLMLGIITWFVGSLLVMTVVQGLLAITVATIALGLGMHSLLPVIDTYLLSSLPDADRSSAYAAYSATMMVIQASASVVVGTLIEAGYGFDQVYRSFSVVLVIVVVLLLALHLTDRLPEGTT, via the coding sequence GTGCAGCCGCCGCAGACCGCCGACGCCGAGCGCCGCCGCCTGCAGGTCTTCTCGTCGCTTCTGGTGCTCGTTTTCCTGGTCAATTTCGGCCGGATCGTGTTTGCGCCCCTCCTCGATCCGTTCATCCGGACCTTCGGCGTCGGCGAGGCGACCGTCGGGATGGTCGCCACGCTCGCCTGGATGGGCAGTGCGGTCCCCCGCCTGCCGACGGGCTGGTTGCTGACCCGGTTCTCTCGCCAACGGGTAATTTTGGGAACCGGCCTGCTGCTCGCCGGGGCCGCAACGTTCACCGCGCTCGCCCAGTCGATCTGGCACATTGGGATCGGGGCCTTCCTGCTGGGTTCCTCGAGTGGGATCTACTTCATCGCGGCAAACTCCCTGGTGAGCGAGTTGTTCCCCGACCGGGTCGGTCGGGTCATCGGCATCCACGGGACCGCCTCCCAGGTGGCCGCGGTCGTCGCGCCGTTCCTCGTGGCCGCGGCCATCGCGATCTACAACTGGCGATTGCTCTTCGTGGCGATGGCGATCGCCGCCCTCCTGGGAACGGCCTGGCTGGTCTACACGGCCCGACGGACGGAACTCCCCGACGTGGGTCGCGGGGACCGCCATCTCCTGCGGTCGGTCCGGAATCACTGGCCGATCGTCCTGACCGCGGTCGCGATCATCGGCGCGACCGGCTTCGTCTGGAACGGCTTTTTCAACTTCTTCGTGCGCTATCTCGTCACCACGAAGTCCCTCTCCTCGGGGATGGCCGGGGCGATGTTGACGTTGATCTTCGCGGCGGGCGTGCCGGCCTTTTTCTATGCCGGGCGACTGGCCGACCGTCTCCCGCAGGTCTCGCTGATGCTCGGGATCATCACGTGGTTCGTCGGGTCCCTGCTCGTGATGACTGTCGTCCAGGGGCTCCTCGCGATCACCGTTGCGACCATCGCGCTGGGGCTGGGAATGCACAGTCTCCTCCCGGTCATCGACACCTACCTCCTCTCCTCGCTCCCCGATGCGGACCGCTCCAGCGCCTATGCGGCCTACAGCGCCACCATGATGGTGATCCAGGCCAGCGCCAGCGTCGTGGTCGGGACGCTGATCGAGGCGGGCTATGGCTTCGATCAGGTGTATCGCAGCTTTTCGGTCGTGCTGGTGATCGTCGTCGTCCTCCTGCTCGCTCTCCACCTGACTGACCGGCTCCCGGAAGGGACAACGTGA
- a CDS encoding CoA pyrophosphatase gives MDLGPIADRDPTLASNPQRAAAVLVPVIEGSGGPELLFIRRAPDLAEHPGEMGFPGGGAEPIDRDRWETAVREAGEEIGLQPTEIEYAGRLDDVSTTTGYTISPFVARVPQRIYQPVDGEVAAIASLPVAALYRTENHRFEPREHPEYGTVPVHHFRVDGYTIWGATARILTQLLSLSTDWTEPEPPARPLGELIGD, from the coding sequence ATGGATCTCGGGCCCATCGCCGACCGCGATCCGACCCTCGCCTCGAACCCGCAGCGGGCAGCAGCGGTGCTGGTTCCCGTGATCGAGGGTTCGGGCGGGCCGGAGTTGCTCTTCATCAGGCGGGCCCCGGACCTCGCGGAGCATCCCGGCGAGATGGGCTTTCCGGGCGGGGGTGCCGAACCGATCGACCGTGATCGCTGGGAAACGGCAGTGCGGGAGGCTGGCGAGGAGATCGGTCTGCAACCCACGGAGATCGAGTACGCGGGCCGGTTAGACGACGTGTCGACGACGACCGGTTACACCATCTCGCCCTTCGTCGCCCGGGTGCCACAGCGGATCTATCAACCCGTCGATGGGGAGGTCGCGGCAATCGCGTCGCTCCCGGTTGCGGCGCTGTACCGGACGGAGAATCACCGCTTCGAGCCCCGCGAGCATCCCGAGTACGGAACCGTCCCGGTCCATCATTTCCGGGTCGATGGGTACACGATCTGGGGCGCCACGGCCAGGATACTCACCCAGTTGCTGTCGCTGAGCACGGACTGGACGGAACCGGAACCGCCGGCGCGGCCGCTCGGAGAACTGATCGGGGACTGA
- a CDS encoding Hsp20/alpha crystallin family protein, translated as MKPDPRALREVGRAIPETVLERVGRATSRVQEESPIPADILESDTAYRVILDAPGATASDVQVQVTDGTIEVRIDRFRPFNEGFEMLFPGRGLELDGQVPLPEDAIDADGATATLTDHGTLVVTVPKAPTAATEDTDETGETAA; from the coding sequence ATGAAGCCCGATCCACGAGCCCTGCGTGAGGTGGGGCGTGCGATTCCCGAGACAGTCCTCGAACGGGTGGGCCGAGCCACGAGTCGGGTCCAGGAGGAGTCCCCGATCCCGGCCGACATTCTGGAGAGTGACACGGCGTATCGCGTGATCCTCGACGCCCCCGGTGCGACGGCCAGCGACGTCCAGGTCCAAGTGACCGACGGCACAATCGAGGTCCGTATCGATCGTTTCCGCCCCTTTAACGAAGGCTTCGAGATGCTGTTCCCGGGACGTGGGCTGGAACTCGACGGACAGGTCCCGCTTCCCGAGGACGCCATCGACGCCGACGGGGCAACAGCCACGCTGACCGACCACGGAACGCTGGTCGTCACGGTGCCAAAGGCCCCGACCGCCGCCACGGAAGACACGGACGAGACGGGCGAGACGGCGGCGTAA
- a CDS encoding radical SAM protein translates to MTAPRDLAVTIVDGYVDEPAHFGVPPYVATYPRYTAGALRDAGVPAESITYHTIDGLREDNAGWRDVESADLLIYLGGMTVPGSYVGGTPAEPDEARKLAWTANGTAIAGGPVRFGVGEQNEGGTETTRTDLDFDFLAMADVEAAVYDLVQNGLEGFSDRYRDLDEADRWAELGAFVVAQHPDHPAGLIAEIETARGCAFRCSFCTEPMYGDPSFRDPEAIHAEVAALADRGVRHFRLGRQADILAYGGDGERPNPDALETLYAGIRAAAPDLETLHMDNMNPVTIVNYPEAARAALEVIATYNTPGDTAAFGVESADPVVQAENDLLVTPDEAFEAVKLVNEVGGWRPGEDHSAAPSIDPEVPTRLPTLLPGINFVHGLAGEREATFEHNRAFLDRILESGLMVRRINIRQVMAFEGTEMESTGADLADAHKKQFKAYRAAVRKEVDVPMLERVAPPGTVLPDVRTEYREGEYTFGRQAGTYPLLVGIPGEHPLGEFLDVAVVDHGPRSVTAVPYPLSIDEAGMDELTAIPGIASATAGDILVGRPYESLEAVPGREKLEPYVGATRSLPR, encoded by the coding sequence ATGACTGCTCCCCGCGACCTGGCGGTGACCATCGTCGACGGGTACGTCGACGAACCGGCCCACTTCGGGGTGCCCCCCTACGTCGCGACCTATCCCCGGTACACTGCCGGGGCCCTCCGGGACGCCGGCGTGCCGGCCGAGTCGATCACCTACCACACGATCGACGGCCTGCGCGAGGACAACGCCGGCTGGCGGGACGTCGAATCGGCGGATCTCCTGATCTATCTCGGCGGGATGACCGTTCCAGGGAGCTACGTCGGGGGGACCCCGGCGGAACCCGACGAGGCCAGGAAACTCGCCTGGACGGCGAATGGCACCGCGATCGCCGGCGGCCCGGTCCGCTTTGGCGTCGGCGAGCAAAACGAGGGCGGTACCGAGACGACCCGGACCGACCTCGACTTCGACTTCCTCGCGATGGCCGACGTGGAGGCCGCGGTCTACGATCTCGTCCAGAACGGTCTGGAAGGGTTTTCCGACCGCTATCGCGATCTCGACGAGGCGGATCGGTGGGCCGAACTGGGTGCGTTCGTCGTCGCCCAGCATCCGGACCACCCGGCGGGGCTCATCGCCGAAATCGAGACGGCCCGTGGGTGTGCCTTCCGCTGTTCGTTCTGCACCGAACCCATGTACGGCGACCCCTCGTTTCGCGATCCCGAAGCGATCCACGCGGAGGTCGCCGCGCTCGCCGACCGGGGGGTCAGACACTTCCGTCTGGGTCGACAGGCCGACATTTTGGCCTACGGTGGTGACGGCGAGCGGCCGAATCCGGACGCCCTGGAGACCCTGTATGCGGGGATTCGGGCGGCCGCTCCCGACCTGGAAACGCTCCACATGGACAATATGAACCCCGTCACCATCGTGAACTATCCCGAGGCCGCCCGGGCGGCCCTGGAGGTCATCGCGACATACAACACGCCGGGCGATACGGCCGCGTTCGGTGTCGAGAGCGCCGATCCGGTGGTGCAAGCGGAGAACGATCTCCTGGTGACACCCGACGAGGCCTTCGAGGCCGTGAAGCTGGTGAACGAGGTCGGTGGCTGGCGACCGGGCGAGGACCACTCGGCCGCCCCCTCGATCGACCCCGAAGTGCCGACGCGGTTGCCGACCCTGTTGCCGGGGATCAACTTCGTCCACGGCCTGGCCGGGGAGCGTGAGGCGACTTTCGAGCACAATCGGGCGTTTCTGGACCGCATCCTCGAATCGGGTCTGATGGTCCGCCGGATCAACATTCGCCAGGTGATGGCTTTCGAGGGTACGGAGATGGAATCGACCGGTGCGGACCTCGCAGACGCTCACAAGAAGCAGTTCAAGGCGTACCGGGCCGCCGTTCGCAAGGAGGTCGACGTGCCGATGCTCGAACGGGTCGCCCCACCGGGGACCGTGCTCCCGGACGTGCGCACCGAGTACCGTGAGGGTGAGTACACTTTCGGCCGACAGGCCGGGACGTATCCGCTCCTCGTCGGGATTCCCGGCGAGCATCCGCTGGGGGAGTTCCTCGACGTCGCCGTGGTCGATCACGGGCCCCGGTCGGTGACTGCCGTTCCCTATCCCCTGTCGATCGACGAGGCGGGGATGGACGAACTCACCGCGATTCCGGGAATCGCTTCGGCCACGGCCGGAGATATTCTCGTCGGTCGGCCCTACGAGTCACTCGAAGCGGTACCCGGGCGGGAGAAACTCGAACCGTACGTCGGGGCTACTCGAAGTCTTCCTCGATGA
- a CDS encoding TRAM domain-containing protein yields the protein MEISDELLCLFNGEVTTTEDGYVVEIPEREVENGTIDPESVYRVAIIARGGKPSEGGESAETTVPSEPQPPVEEGEIRYVEIEDIGKQGDGIARVERGYVIIVPGAEMGERVKIEITEVKSNFAVGDVIEEDFE from the coding sequence ATGGAAATCTCTGATGAACTCCTCTGTCTGTTCAACGGGGAAGTCACCACGACCGAAGACGGCTACGTCGTGGAGATCCCCGAGCGGGAAGTCGAGAACGGCACGATCGACCCCGAATCGGTCTACCGTGTCGCGATCATCGCCCGTGGGGGCAAACCCAGTGAGGGCGGCGAGTCCGCGGAGACGACTGTCCCGTCGGAACCCCAGCCGCCGGTCGAAGAGGGCGAGATCCGGTACGTCGAGATCGAGGACATCGGCAAGCAGGGCGACGGGATCGCTCGCGTCGAGCGAGGCTATGTCATCATCGTGCCCGGTGCGGAAATGGGCGAGCGCGTGAAAATCGAGATCACCGAAGTGAAGTCGAACTTCGCGGTGGGGGACGTCATCGAGGAAGACTTCGAGTAG
- a CDS encoding YkgJ family cysteine cluster protein, with amino-acid sequence MERLEAALEFVRQLDPEPIARSLQEIGFECTRCGRCCSAADGEPHTATVFPDEVRAIQTETGDEWAEIARPMPFGIEDGTGETFEWALQTAPNGDCTFLTSEDGRTRCSIYGTRPLLCQTYPFSLSLPGTGVSEDAAVESAGRVRASACPGLGAELDAERARSMAERLKTRAIRELEETIALREQYQPVPDPEGVIVHDSEGAKYPDGTAFEGTRR; translated from the coding sequence ATGGAGCGTCTGGAAGCCGCCCTGGAGTTCGTCCGGCAACTCGACCCGGAGCCGATCGCCCGGAGCCTTCAGGAGATCGGATTCGAGTGCACGCGCTGTGGGCGCTGCTGTTCGGCCGCCGATGGGGAGCCCCACACCGCGACTGTCTTTCCCGACGAGGTGCGGGCGATCCAGACCGAAACCGGAGACGAGTGGGCGGAGATCGCGCGACCGATGCCGTTCGGGATCGAGGACGGCACCGGTGAGACCTTCGAGTGGGCACTGCAGACGGCCCCGAACGGCGACTGTACGTTTCTGACGAGCGAGGACGGTAGGACCAGGTGTTCGATCTACGGCACCCGACCACTGCTCTGTCAAACCTACCCGTTCAGCCTGTCCCTGCCCGGAACCGGCGTCTCCGAGGACGCGGCCGTCGAGAGCGCCGGGCGAGTCCGGGCCTCGGCCTGTCCCGGACTCGGGGCTGAGCTGGATGCCGAACGCGCCCGTTCGATGGCCGAGCGACTCAAGACGCGGGCGATCAGGGAACTCGAGGAGACCATCGCGCTCCGGGAGCAGTACCAGCCGGTTCCGGATCCCGAGGGCGTGATCGTTCACGACTCGGAGGGGGCAAAGTATCCGGACGGAACGGCCTTCGAGGGCACCCGTCGGTGA
- a CDS encoding helix-turn-helix domain-containing protein, which produces MSTSATSQSPIQANDEFRERLRELPPSAKLVAKVLETEEPLSQGQLAEESLLPDRTVRYALNRLSEAELVDSRYSFRDARKQVYYLDV; this is translated from the coding sequence ATGAGTACGTCGGCCACCAGCCAATCCCCGATCCAGGCGAACGACGAGTTCCGGGAGCGGCTCCGTGAGCTCCCGCCGAGCGCGAAGTTGGTCGCAAAAGTTCTGGAAACCGAAGAGCCCCTCTCACAGGGCCAACTCGCCGAAGAGTCCCTGCTCCCGGACCGGACAGTCCGGTACGCGCTCAACCGGTTGAGCGAGGCAGAACTCGTGGATTCGCGGTACAGCTTCCGGGACGCCCGAAAGCAGGTCTACTACCTGGACGTCTGA
- a CDS encoding class I SAM-dependent methyltransferase has translation MKGQEFYQADAVAEAYEDKRFSRGGRLIDRREKEAVLEALSPLQDRRILEIACGTGRFTVMLAERDADIVGLDISQAMLSQGREKAKRAGVTDRLDFMRGDAARLPFPDNHFDAVFAMRFFHLADTPQAFLTEMARVSKDLVFFDTFNARSARSVYNWALPMGSRLYEDSEVTELIAGADLELEAVTDDFVLPYGLYRKIPDWMADGLRDLDTAATDGSVGESLATVSYWTARHS, from the coding sequence GTGAAGGGACAGGAGTTCTACCAGGCCGATGCGGTCGCCGAGGCCTACGAGGACAAGCGCTTCTCGCGTGGCGGCCGCCTCATCGATCGCCGCGAGAAGGAAGCCGTACTCGAGGCCCTTTCGCCCCTGCAGGACCGGCGAATCCTCGAAATCGCCTGCGGGACCGGTCGGTTTACCGTCATGCTCGCGGAGCGAGACGCCGACATCGTCGGCCTTGACATCTCCCAGGCGATGCTCAGTCAGGGCCGCGAGAAGGCCAAGCGGGCGGGCGTGACCGATCGCCTGGACTTCATGCGTGGCGACGCCGCCCGACTCCCCTTCCCCGACAATCACTTCGATGCCGTCTTCGCGATGCGATTTTTCCACCTCGCGGACACGCCACAGGCGTTTCTCACAGAGATGGCCCGCGTTTCGAAGGACCTGGTCTTCTTCGACACGTTCAACGCCCGCAGCGCCCGGAGTGTCTACAACTGGGCGCTTCCGATGGGCTCGCGGCTCTACGAGGACTCGGAGGTAACAGAGCTCATCGCGGGGGCCGACCTCGAACTCGAGGCCGTGACTGATGACTTCGTCCTCCCATACGGACTTTACCGGAAGATCCCCGACTGGATGGCCGACGGCCTCCGTGATCTCGACACCGCAGCCACCGACGGCTCGGTGGGCGAGTCCCTCGCGACCGTCTCCTACTGGACTGCGCGGCACTCCTGA
- a CDS encoding glycosyltransferase family 2 protein — protein MRLSVVVPTLNGRSELPATLTAIADHAPDAEVIVVNGPSADGTSGYLCGHETVDTFLELSDRNLNVARNAGIRAASGDAVAFLGQDTQIEAGWLQAVRAALGAGADAVTGPIHRQLGADVTTESLEETTFGDRTIRFFDGGNVVFDRAAIEALDGFDEYLTVDAARDLAHRLAAQDRSLAWEPGAVVLRTDPDPTAQADPIEADPKGRYRSRGYRLAKNYGLDWRSGLRLAGGLVRDGLAAGWAALRGEGKPSAWLGQGRDAMTAVVRGIQDGLAARYADRTPRRNPHGVSARYGRPVTRCEDD, from the coding sequence ATGCGACTCTCGGTGGTGGTCCCGACGCTCAACGGCCGGTCCGAGCTTCCGGCCACGCTCACGGCCATCGCCGATCACGCCCCCGACGCGGAGGTCATCGTCGTCAACGGCCCCTCCGCCGACGGCACCTCCGGCTACCTCTGTGGGCACGAGACCGTCGATACGTTCCTCGAACTCTCCGACCGGAACTTGAACGTCGCTCGGAACGCCGGTATTCGGGCCGCGTCGGGCGACGCGGTAGCCTTTCTCGGTCAGGACACCCAGATCGAGGCAGGCTGGCTTCAGGCCGTCCGAGCCGCGCTTGGGGCGGGGGCCGACGCGGTCACCGGCCCGATTCATCGACAGCTCGGCGCTGATGTGACGACCGAATCGCTCGAAGAAACCACCTTCGGCGATCGGACGATCCGCTTTTTCGACGGCGGAAACGTCGTCTTCGACCGGGCGGCCATCGAAGCCCTCGATGGCTTCGACGAGTATCTCACGGTCGACGCCGCCAGGGATCTGGCCCACCGGCTCGCCGCCCAGGACCGCTCGCTCGCCTGGGAGCCCGGGGCGGTGGTTCTCAGAACCGACCCCGACCCGACCGCCCAGGCCGACCCCATCGAAGCGGATCCAAAGGGCCGGTACCGGTCCCGGGGGTATCGACTCGCCAAAAACTACGGGCTCGACTGGCGCTCGGGATTGCGACTCGCCGGTGGGCTCGTGCGGGACGGCCTGGCAGCCGGCTGGGCCGCGCTTCGTGGCGAGGGGAAACCCTCGGCCTGGCTCGGACAGGGTCGGGACGCGATGACGGCCGTGGTCCGGGGGATCCAGGACGGCCTGGCCGCCAGATACGCCGATCGGACTCCACGTCGGAACCCGCACGGGGTCTCGGCCAGATACGGACGCCCCGTAACACGCTGTGAGGACGATTAA
- a CDS encoding amidohydrolase family protein — MLELEHGFQAVDVNARLDPGPGQPIRGKTIDAEGLERELHQAGIAQAIVAPGPVSDEGGYLRANNAIARQAVERPFLAVARLDGPREGTGTVTARLRDTIASPDTGHTTAEDIEQYAYDDRFFGFKLDPGRDGLPTPAVLDALAEVGLPVLVEGGTAFPPERVDEHLLGRSMPVVLAHFGGYPADRELMADAIDLLDRRDSLYLDTSAVRFRDLLERAIMEHPDRVLFGSHSPTVHPNVAVMEVLTLDVPENIMGRVFTKNPRRVFPELQDS; from the coding sequence ATGCTCGAGTTGGAACACGGGTTCCAGGCCGTCGACGTGAACGCCCGCCTGGACCCGGGGCCGGGCCAGCCGATCCGGGGGAAGACCATCGACGCCGAAGGGCTCGAACGGGAACTCCACCAGGCGGGGATCGCCCAGGCGATCGTCGCCCCAGGGCCGGTCAGCGACGAAGGTGGCTACCTCCGGGCGAACAACGCCATCGCCCGGCAGGCCGTCGAACGCCCCTTCCTCGCCGTCGCCAGACTCGACGGGCCGCGTGAGGGGACCGGCACGGTCACCGCACGGCTCAGGGACACCATCGCCAGCCCCGACACCGGCCACACCACCGCGGAAGACATCGAGCAGTACGCCTACGACGATCGGTTCTTCGGGTTCAAACTCGATCCCGGTCGCGATGGGCTCCCCACCCCGGCGGTCCTGGATGCCCTCGCTGAGGTGGGCCTGCCGGTTCTCGTCGAGGGCGGCACGGCATTTCCGCCCGAGCGGGTCGACGAACACCTTCTCGGTCGCTCGATGCCGGTCGTCTTGGCCCACTTCGGGGGGTATCCAGCCGACCGGGAGTTGATGGCCGACGCGATCGACCTGCTGGATCGACGGGATTCGCTCTATCTGGACACCAGCGCGGTCCGGTTCCGTGACCTGCTCGAACGGGCGATCATGGAACACCCGGATCGGGTGCTGTTCGGCAGCCACAGCCCGACGGTCCACCCCAACGTTGCGGTGATGGAGGTGCTGACCCTCGACGTCCCGGAGAACATCATGGGTCGGGTGTTCACGAAGAACCCGCGTCGGGTGTTTCCGGAACTACAGGACAGTTAA
- a CDS encoding SAM-dependent chlorinase/fluorinase, protein MITLASDFGSPYPAAMKGVILSRTDARLVDVAHDLPRQDPRAGAFWLREVLPYFPSAVHLVVVDPGVGTDRRVLIVEAGDHRLVGPDNGILVPVAERLAADPTYYAGSATDPASSTFHGRDVFAPLAADIQDSGLESTVEREGLTPVEDVTRVEFPTPTIEGPEAIGEVLVVDDFGNAITNVPGSFLNGYSRDAILVDGRQTPVARTYAEVPPTERVATVGSHGNVELAVNRGRGDRAFDLEPGDPVYLAPVENATD, encoded by the coding sequence ATGATCACCCTCGCCTCGGATTTCGGCTCGCCGTATCCCGCCGCGATGAAGGGCGTGATCCTCTCCCGGACCGACGCCCGCCTCGTCGACGTGGCTCACGACCTGCCACGACAGGACCCTCGGGCAGGCGCGTTCTGGCTCCGCGAAGTGCTTCCGTACTTCCCGTCGGCCGTCCACCTGGTCGTGGTCGACCCGGGTGTGGGCACCGACCGCCGCGTGCTGATCGTCGAGGCCGGGGACCACCGCCTGGTTGGCCCGGACAACGGCATTCTGGTGCCGGTCGCAGAGCGCCTGGCCGCGGACCCGACCTATTATGCTGGCTCGGCGACCGATCCCGCGAGTTCGACCTTCCACGGCCGGGACGTGTTCGCCCCGCTCGCGGCCGATATCCAGGATTCGGGGCTCGAATCGACCGTCGAGCGCGAGGGACTCACCCCGGTCGAGGACGTGACACGGGTCGAGTTCCCCACGCCCACGATCGAGGGGCCGGAAGCGATCGGAGAAGTGCTGGTCGTCGATGATTTCGGCAACGCGATCACGAACGTCCCGGGCTCGTTTCTCAATGGCTATTCTCGGGACGCGATCCTCGTCGACGGCCGGCAGACCCCAGTCGCCAGAACCTACGCCGAGGTGCCCCCGACCGAGAGAGTGGCAACCGTCGGCAGTCACGGCAACGTGGAACTCGCGGTGAACCGAGGCCGGGGCGACCGGGCCTTCGACCTCGAACCCGGCGATCCGGTCTATCTCGCTCCGGTGGAGAACGCCACTGACTGA
- a CDS encoding nicotinamide-nucleotide adenylyltransferase: MTRGFYIGRFQPYHRGHHRVIEQIAAEVDELVVGIGSADQSHTLDNPFTAGERMVMITKCLADLDLVTYVVPIEDINRNSVWVSHVQAMSPTFDVAYSNNPLVIRLFEESNIEVHQSPMFEREQLEGTTIRDRMRQDEDWRELLPDPVVATIEEINGITRIQHVADTDESGRADPE; this comes from the coding sequence ATGACACGGGGGTTCTACATCGGCCGTTTCCAGCCCTATCACCGCGGCCATCACCGCGTGATCGAGCAGATCGCGGCGGAGGTCGATGAACTCGTCGTCGGTATCGGGAGCGCAGATCAGAGCCACACCCTCGACAACCCCTTCACGGCCGGGGAGCGAATGGTGATGATCACGAAGTGTCTGGCCGATCTGGATCTGGTCACCTACGTGGTGCCGATCGAGGACATCAACCGCAACTCGGTCTGGGTCAGTCACGTCCAGGCGATGAGCCCGACCTTCGACGTGGCCTACTCGAATAACCCACTGGTGATCCGGCTCTTCGAGGAGTCGAACATCGAAGTGCACCAGTCCCCCATGTTCGAACGCGAACAGCTGGAGGGAACCACGATCCGCGACCGCATGCGCCAGGACGAGGACTGGCGTGAGCTGCTCCCGGACCCAGTGGTGGCGACGATCGAGGAGATCAACGGCATCACCCGCATCCAGCACGTCGCGGACACGGACGAAAGCGGGCGGGCCGATCCGGAATGA